CATCCGTTGGTCCGAGATATTTCATGACTTTACATATTATCGATCTTGATGAGACAATAACAGTTTCCACCAGTGaaagcaaaaacagagagaCCAGAGACTAAGGAAACAAAGATAGTTTTCATtcattagtttttaaaaaaaaaaaatccaatatacGTGGTACCATTTATACAGATCAAATACAGAGGATGAAATTGAGATCCAAGTTAGACCAGAAGAATATGAATGGGTGTGATGATGCCATTTTCAAATGAATATGCACACATTCTAAACGAGACTGTGACTTGGAACTCATCTCTTTTATGGCTTCATCAGCTTTGCTTTCACATATTCCAAAACTCCTTCTACGTCGACTGTCCACGCCACTGATATCGGTGAATATCCTACCCACGGATTGCTTCCATTCCATCTGCAAGTTCCCATCAAAACCGTTATTTTCGTGAAATGTTTCAAAAGATTTCAAGtgcttttattattttgttgaacAAGATAAGTTTATAAAAAACCTCTTGAGGCCTTGATCCATGAGCGTGTGGCCAACGCATATTCCTTGAGTTTCCACCCGAACGACACCTTTCTTGTATGTGAATAGATCAGGTCGTACAACAGCCACAAAGCTGACTGGGTCGTGTAGGAACACTCCTGAAACcagcaaacaacaaaacttttaaattcaaaaactgCAATATCTAAAGCATGTTTTGATTGATCACAGTTTCTTGCTTACCGTAAACACCATCAGATTTGACGTGCCAATCTCTGTAGAATTCACACATATCGCTTAACAATTTAGCGTGTTTCCCCTTGGAGTTGCGCAGCTCTAAGAGGTCATCATCTgaaataagattaaaaacagACACTTACTTCTTAACAGGCTTTATAATACGGAATCAAAATGCTGAAGGAGATGGGTGGAAGAAGCTTTCTTCACCTGATAGTTTAAGTTGGGTTGTGATGTTTATACCAACAACAGTGATATCTGCTCCAGATGTAAACACAACATCAGCTGCTTCCGGGTCACCATATATCTGTATATAGAGCAGAGACCGAGAAAAATGAAACTggcattttcattttcattgacAGAAGATTAAGAAGAGGTTAGAGGGATGGGATGGGTTTACATTAGCCTCAGCTGCAGGATTGACATTTCCCAAAGAAAAGAATGCTCCACCAAGAACAACGATTCTCTTCACCTTACTAGCAAATGAACTATCGCGTTTGATGGcctgaaacaagaaaaaaacttttaatggTCAAAACACAAATCCTGTTTTAAGATTAAAGGAAGGGTTTTTATGATTCTTACTAATGCCAGGTTGGTTAGAGGTCCGAGGGCAAGAATGGTGACTTCACCCGGATATTCTGAGACCTTCTCATCTAGAAACTCAGCTGCACTTATCTCAGATTTCGTTATACACGGAGGAGGAAGTGAGACATCTCCTAGTCCATTTTTACCGTGCACAAAATCAGCAACACGAGGAATTCCACCCTGAATCAACACACACCAAAGCCATAAGTTCGAGATAAAGTCACAAACGGGTTGACTTGATTCCCATATCAAAGATCTTGGCATAAATTAGGTTCAAATCCTTATCAGAGGAGAGAAGATGGTACCTTTAAAGGCTCAGAAGTACCTTCTGCGACAGGAACATCAGGGAAGCCAGCAATCTCACACTATACTTTTGCATAAACAATGAAAAGAGATCACAGACACATTCCAAAACATTTCAAAAGAAGTTGTAATGAGTGAAGAAATGAAGCATTGTACAATACATACCAGGAGTAAGGCATTACGAGTAGCATCTTGTGTAGTAACATTGCCAAACACAGTAGTCAATCCTAATATCTCCAACTCCGGTGTTTGAAACGCCATCATTATCGCCATACTATCATCTACTcacacataataataataatgttagaACTGATCTTGCAATTGAAGATAAACTTGTTTCCACAATCGAACTcatttgcaacaaaaaaaaaaataaaaaaagtcaacatactaaaaaaaaagaacaatttcCTCTGAATCTTTCTATCAAGCAAGCATTGGAGCTTAAAGATGCAAACTTTTTCCAACTAGATAAACAGATGATATAAGAAATCACCATCTTGAGATTTCGATTTGATTGGAACAAAGTTGGAAGCTTTCTGAGGTTAAATCCTACTCTATCTATACCTCAAAACTAAATCCATCTAAGATCTCTTTACTAAAACTTAATCaaactaatccaaaaaaaaaaaacagggcaAAGGAGCTCTCTCACTCACCGATTCCAGGGTCTGTATCGATAATGAGCTTCTCACGCTTGGAAGAGATACCCAAAACGTCACCGTTTGAGATCTTACCATTACAATTCTCCATACCACAAGCCATCTCTGGACGACGgagatataataaaatcaaaagggTTTCTCACACCGGAATTATTAAAACCTCTTAGAAAACTCTCAGCTTTTCTTTCCGGATTTATAGGATACGTATCATCAGATTCAGAAAGAAAGGTCTCACCTTTTTATCTTTCAGAATCTTTTAAACAcatgttattacttattagaagTATATACCCCCCACCAAGAAATCGAAGTGGATTAGTTATgagattaaaaacaatatttttaatggaaagaagaagacgaatttGCTGAGTCGTCCAGCCACgcttttcttatttcttttcttttcttgtttttttggctttgtgACTTGTGACAGAtggatattattatttgtttcattttcactCTAATTGAGATTATCcctaacttttaaaaaaaaaaaaattaaagccgcaattgtcatttttaaaaatcttaaccCACTCATGCTAAACCTATCTTTCACGATaaacccttttttaaaaaaccctggaatatcttcaaaaatatttcttttaaaaaagattttaacaCAACTTTTAtctgtgttttcttgtttgtttctagATTAAAAATGTACTAACTTTTGTGTGATTTGGACagtttgtttaaagaaaataacaataatggaattatcaaaagaataaaataaggATTCCATAGAATAATAATACTCCTAGAGTCCTAGTTAGTtggaatatatattaaaaaaaaaaatactgtcaGATGTGCCAACTAGAGAGCAAATTGTTATCTTTTTACATATGTCACCAACGACGACACGTTGACTAGACGTTTCTTACGTTCACGCATCACCACCGATCATCTTCATTACAGATTTCTTCGACCTAACCATTTCcattaagagtttttttttctctatatggGTTTATTTAGAATCTTAGCCCAATCTATCTTGGGCCtatatatggttttatttatttatttgtgccCGTTATAGATATCCATCCACTCTCTTGATCTTTTTGTGCTTAGGTTAGGTCGATCATAAAACATAACTGACCTgtataataaaacagaataaACCCAATAATTGGCTTTCCCACAAAGAAGAATTAATGGTATATCGACTCAGAAAGCACCACAATTTGAGATATGTCTAACTGCAGATTagccgagaaaaaaaaaaaaaaaaaacacatgggGNGTTATAGATATCCATCCACTCTCTTGATCTTTTTGTGCTTAGGTTAGGTCGATCATAAAACATAACTGACCTgtataataaaacagaataaACCCAATAATTGGCTTTCCCACAAAGAAGAATTAATGGTATATCGACTCAGAAAGCACCACAATTTGAGATATGTCTAACTGCAGATtagccgaaaaaaaaaaaaaaaaaaacacatgtggTGTAGACTTGTAGTCAAACCATGAATAAAAACACAACATGGATAAAAATACCTCGACTATAAGTTTTTCTAAAAGTAATCTCACATTCCTAACATAAGGAAGAACGataaaagaaatttgagaaatgttagaaagaagaacaaaaaatgttataaaaaccATGCAGTAAGGAAGAACGATGAAAATGAAGGAgatcttaaaacaaaaacaaaaaaaaaacctatgttTGGTGGTGGCTTGGTGGGCGACATGCTCGGAATCAACAATAATGGTGCTATTGAAGTTATACAAACGATAAGAATGCTCATCACATGGCTCTTTCTCAGAATATTATACGGCAAAATGAAATATGTAAAATCACATGTAAAAGGGTCATacgtaatttttttatagacaACCTGCTAACATCCATATTTATCGAAGCAAGGCCGGCCGGAACCAAGAGCAAATGCATGCTTGTGATATATTTAAATCGAGCATGCACCTTAAATACAGAACAGAAGGATTGAGAGAAATCTGCCCGAACACATGTAcagataattaaattaaagacgTATGAggaataataaaagagaaagacacAAATTAAAATCATAGCCGACATAAAACGAATAATGAGGGTTACATGTCAAAAGAAATCATAAACCAACAAAATTCGAAAGTAAAGTGGGAACATGGGACGGACGAGAGAATCTTGGCGGCCGTAAATGAGATTTATGCCGATTGTTATATAGCCCAACCTTCTCCATTATCTCTATTATATAAAGATGGTCCGGATCAGTTGAACCGGTTTCAATatcacgaaaaaaaaaacaaactcaaaaattCTATAGAGTCCAGTTGTATAAGACGAAGTAATTGTCTAAcaacaatattagaaaaacCACATGAAgactttaaaaaattacatatatataaacgatGAAAACTAGGGTATAATATGATTGATATAGTGATAAAGATACTAGTCACCTTGACAAAGATTTGGATAAAATGCAACTAGGTATCAACAacagtgatatatatataataacttatcacaatgggaaaagaaaaaaatatcatccGATCTGAGTTTGGGcaaattttattgtttgtatGCCCCATATGGTGTGACATCAGAGAAGGTATGTGCACATACAAGTATATACTAAAATAAAgtttgaaggaagaagagagagatgctAGAAGATAAGATTACTACTAGTGGAACATGGAGAAGGAAAGAAGGGCTAGACTTCAAATTTGGCTCCTCTTCCAACctgtctttttcatatatttttctttgcaCGCAAACATTTTTTAACATCAATCCATACACATTAATTTCAACATATAAAACTATTTCTTCACTTAAGAGAAAGGAAGAACAAGTTACATAGACAGTCGTCcatggtaaaaacaaaaaaaattgatccaaattgtaagaaaaatgttttgacttttgaatattgTGTTTGTAGATTAAGATTCCTAGTTTTGTGGTATAAATCATATCATAAAACACGgtttcaaaaaaatcaataatagaATTTGGCACCaaacaaacattataaatatcagTGGGTTTTGTAAAATAGACctctctcaaaaaaaatatcatagaaTTAAAGAatgatttaaattataatttgtcCTCCAtccatacatcatcatcttcttcagctcTCTCTTTTAGCATATGATATATAttgcttctctcttctcttatctctctctctctctctctctctctccgtttCACCCCATTATAGAGAATCCAGTGAATCAACCAACAAAcaggtaacaacaacaaaaaaaaaaccaaatctctctcctctttttaaatcttgttttttttcacaatCTCTCTTGccgtgttttgtttttcttttttttcatatctcTGTTTTTGGTTACCGAGAGAAAACGCAGGAAACATTTCTTGCAAAAACTCTCTCGGTGACCATTTtacctaatctttttttttgttctgtgtgTTCTGTTTCAGATTtgattacttcttcttcctacAAAGATCTgtgtctttttttaaaaattgtcgAAAGATATAATATTATGGCGGAGGAACATAGATGCGAGACACCAGAAGGACACCGTCTATGTGTAAACAACTGTGGTTTCTTCGGAAGCTCAACAACGATGAATCTCTGTTCAAACTGTTACGGCGATCTCTGtctcaaacaacaacaacaagcttcCATGATATCAACCGTCGAGTNNNNNNNNNNNNNNNNNNNNNNNNNNNNNNNNNNNNNNNNNNNNNNNNNNNNNNNNNNNNNNNNNNNNNNNNNNNNNNNNNNNNNNNNNNNNNNNNNNNNNNNNNNNNNNNNNNNNNNNNNNNNNNNNNNNNNNNNNNNNNNNNNNNNNNNNNNNNNNNNNNNNNNNNNNNNNNNNNNNNNNNNNNNNNNNNNNNNNNNNNNNNNNNNNNNNNNNNNNNNNNNNNNNNNNNNNNNNNNNNNNNNNNNNNNNNNNNNNNNNNNNNNNNNNNNNNNNNNNNNNNNNNNNNNNNNNNNNNNNNNNNNNNNNNNNNNNNNNNNNNNNNNNNNNNNNNNNNNNN
The sequence above is drawn from the Camelina sativa cultivar DH55 chromosome 4, Cs, whole genome shotgun sequence genome and encodes:
- the LOC104782047 gene encoding uridine nucleosidase 1-like, producing MACGMENCNGKISNGDVLGISSKREKLIIDTDPGIDDSMAIMMAFQTPELEILGLTTVFGNVTTQDATRNALLLCEIAGFPDVPVAEGTSEPLKGGIPRVADFVHGKNGLGDVSLPPPCITKSEISAAEFLDEKVSEYPGEVTILALGPLTNLALAIKRDSSFASKVKRIVVLGGAFFSLGNVNPAAEANIYGDPEAADVVFTSGADITVVGINITTQLKLSDDDLLELRNSKGKHAKLLSDMCEFYRDWHVKSDGVYGVFLHDPVSFVAVVRPDLFTYKKGVVRVETQGICVGHTLMDQGLKRWNGSNPWVGYSPISVAWTVDVEGVLEYVKAKLMKP